The following coding sequences lie in one Corynebacterium humireducens NBRC 106098 = DSM 45392 genomic window:
- a CDS encoding carbonic anhydrase has translation MPMKDVANSPQAVWEALKEGNQRFVLHQQERPNQDVLRRTELRRGQNPRAVVLSCSDSRVPVELIFDVGLGDLFVVRTAGEILDPAVLASIEYAIKSLGVDLVVVMGHESCGAVAATAEALDGGKIPNGLERILVEKVAPSILEARARGRNDLPGYERQHVIEIVIQIKHRLSALQERIADGRCAIVGLRYLLSDGSTQLVISDGVN, from the coding sequence GTCTGGGAAGCGCTGAAGGAAGGCAACCAGCGTTTCGTCCTGCACCAGCAGGAGCGTCCCAACCAGGACGTCCTGCGTCGTACCGAACTGCGCCGCGGGCAGAACCCCCGCGCGGTCGTCCTCTCGTGTTCCGACTCGCGCGTTCCCGTCGAGCTGATCTTCGACGTCGGACTCGGTGACCTCTTCGTGGTCCGCACCGCCGGGGAGATCCTCGACCCGGCGGTCCTCGCCTCCATCGAGTACGCGATCAAGAGCCTCGGCGTCGACCTGGTCGTCGTCATGGGGCACGAGTCCTGCGGCGCCGTCGCCGCCACCGCCGAGGCCCTCGACGGCGGCAAGATCCCCAACGGCCTGGAGCGCATCCTCGTGGAGAAGGTCGCCCCGTCGATCCTCGAGGCCCGCGCCCGCGGCCGCAACGACCTGCCCGGGTACGAGCGTCAGCACGTCATCGAGATCGTCATCCAGATCAAGCACCGCCTCTCCGCCCTCCAGGAGCGCATCGCCGACGGCCGCTGCGCCATCGTCGGCCTCCGCTACCTGCTTTCCGACGGCTCCACCCAGCTCGTCATCTCCGACGGCGTCAACTGA
- the disA gene encoding DNA integrity scanning diadenylate cyclase DisA encodes MTPATTPVPATLRETLQHLAPGTELRDGLDRIVRGRTGALIVIGDGPEVIDLCDGGIEFDVPFAPTRLRELCKMDGAVILSNDATRIRRANVQVVPSPTYPTSESGTRHRSAERTAQQTGRPVIAVSQSMNVITLYVEGNRYVLESPAAILQRANQALGTLERYRTRLDHANQRLFVSEVNNYATVADVVAVMQRELLVKRVGMELDQNVLELGTDGRQLNLQLSELRGDNDREIDLLIRDYLVAEGPPSDEDVREATEALDALADADLLKPANVARILGLPATEESLTQWIVPRGYRVLSRVPRVQMFLKHKIIAAFGDVQSLLSATEEDLAGIENVGSLWARHVHEGLTRLT; translated from the coding sequence ATGACCCCCGCGACCACCCCGGTCCCCGCCACCCTGCGGGAGACCCTCCAGCATCTCGCCCCGGGCACGGAACTCCGCGACGGCCTCGACCGGATCGTCCGCGGCCGCACCGGCGCGCTCATCGTCATCGGCGACGGCCCCGAGGTCATCGACCTGTGCGACGGTGGCATCGAGTTCGACGTCCCCTTCGCCCCGACCCGGCTGCGGGAGCTGTGCAAGATGGACGGCGCGGTGATCCTCTCCAACGACGCGACGCGCATCCGCCGCGCCAACGTGCAGGTGGTGCCTTCGCCGACCTACCCGACGTCGGAAAGCGGCACCCGGCACCGCTCCGCGGAACGCACCGCGCAGCAGACGGGCCGCCCGGTGATCGCGGTGAGCCAGTCGATGAACGTCATCACCCTGTACGTCGAGGGCAACCGCTACGTCCTGGAGTCGCCGGCGGCGATCCTGCAGCGCGCGAACCAGGCGCTGGGCACGCTGGAGCGCTACCGCACGCGCCTGGACCACGCGAATCAGCGGCTGTTCGTCTCGGAGGTGAACAACTACGCCACGGTGGCGGACGTCGTGGCCGTGATGCAGCGTGAGCTGCTGGTGAAGCGGGTCGGCATGGAGCTGGACCAGAACGTCCTGGAGCTGGGCACCGACGGCCGCCAGCTCAACCTGCAGCTCTCCGAGCTGCGCGGCGACAACGACCGCGAGATCGACCTGCTCATCCGCGACTACCTGGTGGCGGAGGGACCGCCGTCCGACGAGGACGTGCGGGAGGCGACGGAGGCGCTCGACGCACTGGCGGACGCCGACCTGCTCAAGCCCGCGAACGTGGCCCGCATCCTGGGGCTGCCGGCGACGGAGGAGTCGCTGACGCAGTGGATCGTGCCGCGCGGCTACCGGGTGCTCAGCCGGGTGCCCCGCGTGCAGATGTTCCTGAAGCACAAGATCATCGCGGCGTTCGGCGACGTGCAGTCGCTGCTCTCGGCGACGGAGGAGGATCTGGCGGGCATCGAGAACGTCGGTTCCCTGTGGGCCCGCCACGTCCACGAGGGGCTGACGCGCCTGACCTAA
- the radA gene encoding DNA repair protein RadA, translated as MARKTRSVHTCSECGYSAAKWLGRCPDCGSWGTLVESAVAPKGGGAGASAVAAVSGAVPTGLTPTAPATPITKVSGSAAASVPSGIGELDRVLGSGVVPGSVVLMAGEPGVGKSTLLLEVASRWAGLGDRKALYVTAEESVGQVRVRAERTGALKETLYLAAESNLDVVFGHVEQIRPSLLIIDSVQTMHAPGVEGVAGGVAQSRAVTAALTTLAKTSGIPILLVGHVTKDGNVAGPRVLEHLVDVVLNFEGDRQSSLRMLRGIKNRFGATDEVGCFEQTAEGIREVPDPSGLFLSHRGQTPDGSAVTVAMDGVRPLLAEVQSLTVDPVAKNPRRVVTGLDTNRVPMVLAVLQARAGERTNEKDAYVATVGGVRITETATDLAVALATWSSLHQQPLPPKTVVIGEVGLAGELRRVPNLGRRLAEAARLGYEYAVVPAGELPDVPGMRVAQAATLREAIGLVAPRR; from the coding sequence ATGGCCCGTAAAACCCGTTCCGTCCACACCTGTTCCGAGTGCGGATACTCCGCCGCGAAGTGGCTCGGCCGCTGCCCGGACTGCGGCTCGTGGGGCACCCTCGTGGAGTCCGCGGTGGCGCCGAAGGGCGGTGGGGCGGGCGCCTCGGCCGTCGCGGCGGTGTCGGGGGCGGTGCCGACGGGGCTGACCCCGACGGCCCCGGCCACCCCCATCACGAAGGTGAGTGGCTCGGCGGCCGCGTCCGTGCCCTCCGGCATCGGGGAGCTCGACCGGGTCCTCGGCTCGGGTGTGGTGCCGGGGTCGGTGGTGCTGATGGCGGGCGAGCCCGGCGTAGGCAAGTCGACGCTGCTGCTGGAGGTGGCCAGCCGCTGGGCGGGCCTCGGCGACCGGAAGGCCCTCTACGTCACCGCGGAGGAGTCCGTGGGGCAGGTCCGCGTCCGCGCCGAACGCACCGGTGCCCTCAAGGAGACGCTCTACCTGGCGGCGGAGTCCAACCTCGACGTCGTCTTCGGGCACGTCGAGCAGATCCGGCCCTCGCTGCTCATCATCGACTCGGTGCAGACGATGCACGCCCCCGGCGTGGAGGGCGTGGCCGGCGGCGTCGCGCAGTCCCGGGCGGTGACCGCCGCGCTGACCACCCTGGCGAAGACGTCCGGCATCCCGATCCTGCTGGTCGGTCACGTGACCAAGGACGGCAACGTCGCCGGCCCGCGTGTGCTCGAGCACCTGGTGGACGTGGTGCTCAACTTCGAGGGTGACCGGCAGTCCTCGCTGCGTATGCTGCGCGGCATCAAGAACCGTTTCGGCGCGACCGACGAGGTCGGCTGCTTCGAGCAGACCGCCGAGGGCATCCGCGAGGTCCCGGACCCCTCGGGGCTCTTCCTCTCCCACCGGGGGCAGACCCCCGACGGTTCGGCCGTGACCGTGGCGATGGACGGCGTGCGCCCCCTGCTCGCCGAGGTCCAGTCACTCACCGTGGACCCGGTGGCGAAGAACCCGCGGCGCGTGGTCACCGGCCTGGACACCAACCGCGTCCCGATGGTGCTGGCGGTGCTGCAGGCCCGCGCCGGGGAGCGCACCAACGAGAAGGACGCCTACGTGGCCACCGTCGGCGGCGTCCGCATCACCGAGACCGCCACAGACCTGGCCGTCGCCCTGGCCACGTGGTCCTCACTGCACCAGCAGCCGCTGCCTCCCAAGACGGTGGTCATCGGCGAGGTCGGGCTGGCCGGTGAGCTGCGGCGCGTGCCCAACCTGGGGCGGCGTCTCGCGGAGGCCGCCCGCCTGGGCTACGAGTACGCGGTGGTCCCCGCCGGGGAGCTTCCCGACGTCCCCGGGATGCGCGTGGCCCAGGCCGCCACCCTGCGCGAGGCGATCGGGCTGGTCGCGCCCCGGCGCTAA
- a CDS encoding CarD family transcriptional regulator translates to MDFKVGDVVVYPHHGAAVIADIEHRVMGGEELEYLVLQINQSDLVVRVPSKNAELVGVRDVVGEEGLQKVFGVLRETDVEEAGNWSRRYKANQERLASGDVNKVAEVVRDLWRRDQDRGLSAGEKRMLAKARQILVGELALADTVDEDKADTFLAEVEKHVEPDPEDTPDTDDIDVDLDDLTFDDEDED, encoded by the coding sequence ATGGATTTCAAGGTCGGGGACGTCGTCGTCTACCCGCACCACGGTGCCGCCGTGATCGCCGACATCGAGCATCGCGTGATGGGAGGGGAGGAGCTGGAGTACCTGGTCCTGCAGATCAACCAGTCTGACCTCGTCGTCCGCGTCCCGTCCAAGAATGCGGAGCTGGTCGGCGTCCGTGACGTCGTCGGCGAGGAGGGCCTGCAGAAGGTCTTCGGCGTCCTCCGGGAGACCGACGTCGAGGAGGCCGGCAACTGGTCCCGCCGCTACAAGGCCAACCAGGAGCGTCTGGCCTCCGGCGACGTGAACAAGGTGGCCGAGGTCGTCCGTGACCTGTGGCGCCGTGACCAGGACCGTGGCCTGTCCGCCGGCGAGAAGCGCATGCTGGCCAAGGCCCGGCAGATCCTCGTCGGTGAGCTCGCCCTCGCCGACACCGTCGACGAGGACAAGGCCGACACGTTCCTCGCCGAGGTGGAGAAGCACGTCGAGCCGGACCCGGAGGACACCCCGGACACCGACGACATCGACGTGGACCTCGACGACCTCACGTTCGACGACGAGGACGAGGACTAG